The proteins below are encoded in one region of Aeromonas veronii:
- a CDS encoding transporter, whose product MKQSTVLLLALAPITCWGATAEEEALQQQLDQLRQQLIQQNQALHQLQARLEAVKAAGATNTTAAATGTVAGATAATAATAPQDSATRRTPEAGRSTEDLMLEQHNVFDRALTLDFGLSYQHYNRKDLALRGFLALDAIFLGEINLDRVRSDQWTADLVTRYTLNDRWQLELAIPYLYRNTNYQSTGKENSSRDFEEQSVSDGGLGDLSMAVYYRVLAEDENWPDLVWNLRAKAPTGKDPYGIEFNTSASGNLNTPKELATGNGLWELSTGFSLVRTLDPAILFANFNYGHSLKQDFDDISYLPGNQPGNIQLGDWYEYGLGVAFALNERFSLSFNINQRITRESEQGSEGFDMEKVTGTDANAASFGMGSTWAITDNLSMAVNWSAGLTTDAPDYSIGLRFPYRF is encoded by the coding sequence ATGAAACAGTCTACCGTGCTGTTGCTTGCGCTGGCCCCAATCACCTGCTGGGGCGCAACCGCAGAGGAGGAAGCCCTACAACAACAGCTGGACCAGTTGCGTCAGCAACTGATCCAGCAGAATCAGGCACTCCATCAGTTACAGGCCCGACTGGAAGCGGTCAAGGCTGCCGGCGCCACGAACACCACGGCAGCCGCCACAGGCACTGTCGCTGGCGCCACCGCAGCCACCGCAGCCACCGCCCCACAAGATTCGGCGACTCGCCGCACCCCGGAAGCAGGCCGCAGTACCGAAGACCTGATGCTGGAGCAGCACAACGTCTTCGACCGGGCCTTGACTCTGGATTTCGGCCTCTCCTACCAGCATTACAATCGCAAGGATCTCGCCTTGCGTGGCTTCCTGGCGCTGGATGCCATCTTCCTCGGGGAGATCAATCTGGACAGGGTACGCTCCGATCAATGGACCGCGGATCTCGTTACCCGCTACACCCTCAACGATCGCTGGCAGTTGGAGCTCGCCATCCCCTATCTGTATCGCAACACCAACTATCAAAGCACCGGCAAGGAGAACTCCAGCCGGGACTTTGAGGAACAGAGCGTGAGTGATGGTGGCCTCGGCGATCTCAGCATGGCCGTCTATTATCGCGTCCTGGCCGAGGATGAAAACTGGCCGGATCTGGTGTGGAACTTGAGAGCCAAGGCCCCCACGGGCAAGGATCCCTACGGGATTGAATTCAACACCTCGGCATCGGGCAACCTCAATACGCCCAAAGAGCTCGCCACCGGTAACGGACTCTGGGAACTGTCCACGGGTTTCTCTCTGGTCAGAACGCTGGATCCCGCCATCCTGTTTGCCAACTTCAATTACGGTCATAGCCTCAAGCAAGACTTTGACGACATCTCCTATCTGCCGGGCAACCAACCTGGCAACATCCAGCTCGGCGACTGGTATGAATACGGACTCGGGGTCGCCTTTGCACTGAACGAGCGCTTCAGCCTCTCTTTCAACATCAATCAACGCATCACGCGGGAATCCGAGCAGGGCAGCGAAGGCTTCGACATGGAAAAAGTTACGGGGACCGATGCCAATGCCGCCAGCTTCGGCATGGGCTCGACCTGGGCCATCACCGACAACCTCTCCATGGCGGTGAACTGGTCTGCCGGTCTCACCACGGACGCACCGGACTACAGCATTGGACTGCGCTTCCCCTATCGTTTCTGA
- a CDS encoding NAD(P)/FAD-dependent oxidoreductase — protein sequence MTEHVNSYYAASANQHAPYPTLTEQLECDVCIIGAGYTGLSSALHLVEKGYSVVVLEAARVGFGASGRNGGQIVNSYSRDIDTIEANCPPDQAKLLGSMLFEGGDIIRERIKRYNIQCDLQQGGVFVAESEKQLHELKAQHDRWQRWGNEELTLLDAEGVREVVASDRYVGGLLDKRGGHIHPLNLALGEAEAIRIQGGKIFEQSAVTAITPGQPALVKTAKGAVKARFVVVAGNAYLGNLVPELAGKSMPCGTQVIATEVLGEERARSLLPQNYCLEDCNYLLDYYRTTGDHRLLYGGGVVYGARDPADIERLIIPKMLKTFPQLADVKVEYTWTGNFLLTLSRLPQFGRIGHNIYYMQGYSGHGVTCTHLAGKLLSEVLSGQAERFDAFAKLPHYPFPGGRLFRIPFTAAGAAWYTLRDRLGV from the coding sequence ATGACCGAACATGTAAACAGTTACTACGCCGCCAGTGCCAATCAACATGCCCCCTATCCGACCCTGACCGAGCAGCTCGAGTGCGATGTCTGCATCATAGGCGCGGGTTACACCGGCCTCTCCAGCGCGTTGCACCTGGTGGAGAAGGGCTATTCGGTGGTGGTGCTGGAGGCGGCCCGTGTCGGTTTTGGCGCCAGCGGTCGCAACGGCGGCCAGATAGTCAACTCCTACAGCCGTGACATCGACACCATAGAAGCGAATTGCCCGCCGGATCAGGCGAAGCTGCTCGGCTCCATGCTGTTTGAGGGGGGTGACATCATCCGCGAGCGGATCAAGCGCTACAACATCCAGTGCGATCTGCAGCAGGGGGGGGTCTTCGTCGCCGAGAGCGAGAAGCAGCTTCATGAGCTCAAGGCCCAGCACGATCGCTGGCAGCGGTGGGGCAACGAGGAGCTGACGCTGCTCGATGCAGAGGGGGTGCGCGAGGTGGTGGCGAGCGATCGCTACGTCGGTGGCCTGCTCGACAAGCGGGGCGGCCATATCCACCCCCTCAATCTGGCGCTGGGGGAGGCGGAAGCCATTCGCATCCAGGGGGGCAAGATTTTCGAGCAATCCGCCGTGACGGCCATTACCCCGGGCCAGCCCGCTCTGGTGAAGACCGCCAAGGGGGCGGTGAAGGCGCGCTTCGTGGTGGTGGCGGGCAATGCCTACCTCGGCAACCTGGTGCCCGAACTGGCGGGCAAGAGCATGCCCTGCGGCACCCAGGTGATCGCCACCGAGGTGCTGGGGGAGGAACGGGCCCGCTCCCTGTTACCGCAAAACTACTGCCTGGAGGATTGCAACTACCTGCTCGACTACTATCGCACCACCGGTGATCACCGCCTGCTGTACGGCGGCGGCGTGGTCTACGGGGCGCGGGATCCGGCGGACATTGAGCGGCTGATCATCCCCAAGATGCTCAAGACCTTCCCTCAGCTCGCGGACGTCAAGGTGGAGTACACCTGGACCGGCAACTTCCTGCTGACCCTGTCACGCCTGCCCCAGTTCGGCCGTATCGGCCACAACATCTACTACATGCAGGGTTACAGCGGTCACGGTGTGACCTGTACCCATCTGGCGGGCAAGTTGCTCTCCGAGGTGTTGAGTGGTCAGGCGGAGCGGTTCGATGCTTTTGCCAAGCTCCCTCACTACCCCTTCCCGGGAGGGCGCCTGTTCCGCATCCCCTTCACCGCGGCCGGTGCCGCCTGGTATACCCTGCGGGATCGCTTGGGGGTTTAA
- a CDS encoding C39 family peptidase, with translation MRWLLLLLFCPTAWTATLPMGEHLSGLGDLNKPVQSLLERKYANIERQHTDFSCGAAAVATILRYSYGQATNERWVMDGMMAMADPALVKRYGFSMLDMKQYVQMLGMRARGYRLSDAKLREVRVPTIVLLNIRGYQHFAVLRAIDRHDRVYLADPALGNRVITFKEFKDSWNGILLAVIGSGYRADAPLANPAPPLSVRGKDGLFAPLNETSLLEFGFQSKELM, from the coding sequence ATGCGCTGGCTACTGCTGTTGCTGTTTTGCCCCACGGCCTGGACCGCCACCCTGCCCATGGGAGAGCACCTCTCGGGATTGGGGGATCTCAACAAACCAGTACAGAGCCTGCTGGAGCGCAAGTACGCAAATATCGAGCGCCAGCATACGGATTTCAGCTGCGGCGCTGCCGCCGTCGCCACCATATTGCGTTACTCCTACGGTCAGGCAACCAACGAACGTTGGGTGATGGATGGCATGATGGCCATGGCCGACCCGGCGCTGGTCAAACGCTACGGTTTTTCCATGCTCGACATGAAGCAGTATGTGCAGATGCTCGGCATGCGCGCCCGAGGCTATCGCCTGAGTGATGCCAAACTGCGTGAAGTGAGAGTGCCCACCATAGTGCTGCTCAATATTCGTGGCTATCAGCACTTCGCCGTGCTGCGCGCCATCGACCGACATGATCGCGTCTACCTGGCCGATCCAGCCCTCGGCAATCGTGTCATCACGTTCAAAGAATTCAAAGATAGCTGGAACGGGATCCTCTTGGCCGTCATCGGCTCCGGTTACCGTGCGGATGCCCCCCTGGCCAATCCAGCCCCGCCACTTTCTGTCAGGGGCAAGGATGGACTTTTTGCCCCCCTCAACGAAACATCCTTGCTGGAATTCGGTTTCCAGTCCAAAGAGCTAATGTGA
- the puuR gene encoding HTH-type transcriptional regulator PuuR, translating into MQQSHGEARWQAMTDNPLAPQDAETGHDKRVEERGEPSMGERLAATRRRLGLSQRRAAELSGLTHGAICMIEQNKVSPSVASLQKLLSVYELPLSRFFAEEEGRSPSVVIKPDQLIELGSQGVSMRLVHNGNNRRQLGFMLETYAPGTGTGGQVKHLGEEVGTVLEGSVVLTLGGQSYSLSAGDSYVIDTGEPHSFSNPSGETCRIVSAHTPASF; encoded by the coding sequence ATGCAGCAGTCACACGGAGAGGCCAGATGGCAGGCCATGACGGACAATCCCCTTGCCCCGCAAGACGCAGAAACTGGGCACGACAAGCGGGTCGAGGAAAGAGGGGAGCCGAGCATGGGAGAGCGGCTCGCCGCCACCCGTCGCCGGCTCGGGCTTTCCCAGCGGCGGGCCGCCGAGCTGAGCGGCCTGACCCACGGCGCCATCTGCATGATAGAGCAGAACAAGGTGAGCCCCTCGGTGGCTTCCCTGCAAAAGCTGCTGAGTGTCTATGAGCTGCCCCTGTCGCGCTTTTTCGCCGAAGAGGAAGGACGCAGCCCGAGCGTGGTGATCAAGCCTGATCAGCTCATCGAACTGGGCAGCCAGGGGGTCTCCATGAGGCTGGTGCACAACGGCAACAACCGGCGGCAACTCGGTTTCATGCTGGAGACCTATGCCCCGGGCACGGGCACCGGGGGGCAGGTCAAGCATCTGGGGGAGGAGGTGGGAACCGTGCTGGAAGGGTCGGTGGTCCTGACCCTGGGCGGGCAGAGCTACAGCCTCAGCGCCGGAGACAGTTACGTCATCGACACCGGCGAGCCCCACAGTTTCAGCAACCCGTCTGGGGAGACCTGTCGCATCGTCAGCGCCCATACCCCGGCCAGTTTTTAA